From the genome of Paralichthys olivaceus isolate ysfri-2021 chromosome 4, ASM2471397v2, whole genome shotgun sequence:
tttttttcagtttcctccTTGCCGATCCATTCACTATGGCCACAGACCACCAGAACCCTGCAtccaagcagcagcagccaggcaCCAGTGCGTTTAAGGTGAGAGGAAATGTagcaaacacagagcagctcagtCTGCATCTTTCTGTGTTGTGAGCCCGGGTGCATTCCCGATTTGAGGTCTTGTATCTTCCAAACATCAGTCGGGCAACTTTAGATTGAAAAAAGTAGCAAAAAACAATTGTTTCAGTATGTTAAAcgtattttcttcttctctccaacTGGCTCGCAGCTGGTTATCTATGAGCAGGAAAACTTCCAGGGACGCTGCCATGAGCTGACTGGCCCCAGTAACAACCTCCTGGAAGCAGGCATGGAGAAAGTGGGCTCCATACTGGTGCTGTGTGGACCGTGAGTGTGGgtgtggagacagacagaaaacttGACAATGACTTTAGAACcttacacacagagaaataatttTGAATCAGTTGTGGATGGCACACAGAAGAGcacaaatacattattattatattattatatatgcaTATTTGCCCCTGCACCAACCACAACCCTCCATGTGTCTGCTCTGCCCCCTCAGATGGGTGGGATACGAGCAGGCCAACTGCAAAGGGGAACAGTACGTGTTTGAGAAGGGGGAGTATCCTCGCTGGGATTCCTGGACCAACAGCAGGCGCAGTGACACCATTGTTGCTTTTCGCCCGATTAAAGTGGTAAAAAtcccactttttaaaaataattacacCCCCCCAATCACTCAAACCCACTTAAACAGACTTAACCCACTGGATTGTTTTGTTGCTT
Proteins encoded in this window:
- the crybb2 gene encoding beta-crystallin B2, yielding MATDHQNPASKQQQPGTSAFKLVIYEQENFQGRCHELTGPSNNLLEAGMEKVGSILVLCGPWVGYEQANCKGEQYVFEKGEYPRWDSWTNSRRSDTIVAFRPIKVDSQEHKIVLHENPSFAGKKIEIIDDDVPSFHAHGYQEKVSSVRVQSGTWVGYQYPGYRGYQYLFEKGEYKDSSEFGAQIPQIQSVRRIRDMQWHQRGAFHPVN